A genomic segment from Rhinatrema bivittatum chromosome 19, aRhiBiv1.1, whole genome shotgun sequence encodes:
- the UBE2M gene encoding NEDD8-conjugating enzyme Ubc12 has protein sequence MIKLFSLKQQKKDEESAGGTKGSSKKASAAQLRIQKDINELNLPKTCEIDFSDHDDLLNFKLVICPDEGFYKAGKFVFSFKVGQGYPHDPPKVKCETMVYHPNIDLEGNVCLNILREDWKPVLTINSIIYGLQYLFLEPNPEDPLNKEAAEVLQNNRRLFEQNVQRSMRGGYIGSTYFERCLK, from the exons ATGATCAAGCTATTCTCGCTCAAGCAGCAGAAGAAGGACGAGGAGTCGGCTGGGGGCACCAAGGGCAGCAGTAAGAAAGCGTCTGCCGCCCAGCTCCGCATACAGAAAG acaTTAATGAGTTGAATTTGCCGAAAACATGTGAAATAGACTTCTCCGACCACGATGACCTCCTTAATTTCAAACTAGTCATCTGCCCTGATGAG GGCTTCTATAAAGCGGGCAAGTTTGTCTTCAGTTTTAAG GTGGGGCAGGGTTATCCGCATGACCCCCCGAAGGTGAAATGCGAGACGATGGTGTATCACCCAAATATAGATCTGGAGGGCAACGTCTGCCTTAATATCCTCAG AGAGGACTGGAAGCCCGTGCTCACAATAAATTCTATAATTTATGGTCTCCAGTATCTGTTTTTG GAGCCAAATCCTGAGGACCCGTTGAACAAGGAGGCGGCCGAGGTCCTGCAGAACAACAGGCGTTTGTTTGAGCAGAACGTCCAGCGCTCGATGCGGGGCGGCTACATCGGATCCACCTACTTTGAGCGCTGCCTAAAATAG